From a single Metopolophium dirhodum isolate CAU chromosome 6, ASM1992520v1, whole genome shotgun sequence genomic region:
- the LOC132947064 gene encoding probable 28S rRNA (cytosine(4447)-C(5))-methyltransferase has product MGRKAKFGDDGAVKQIKGPGRKAKKQKPPKMLPGLPKLEGEDEPKKLSHRQKQRASRRTKKKEERKLIKKEKKKGVKKDDNVKNNNEESDATKNIKSEIVKQFSDSNSSWLKSKNSKSIIPEKDDDIESYDSDSDVDDENEEENGLESFDEDGLSDDDDYLAGTLDDVDSSNESGIEEDTVLKKKKTSTKKRKAEESDDELLPIEKAAKKLKAAKKKEDAEANEEMKMQINVASQDVFVFPASDKIDEHIPIPEVEQRIKDILLVLSNFNKFREENRSRQEYTELLLKDLCTYFSYNTFLMEKMMHLFPLEDLMSFLEASETPRPVTIRTNSLKTRRRDLAQALINRGVNLDPIGNWSKVGLVVYNSTVPIGATPEYLAGHYMLQAASSMLPVMALAPQENEHILDMCSAPGGKASHIAAIMKNTGVLIANDVNKNRAKAVIGNFHRMGIANSVISTYDGRHIPQLFKNFDRVLLDAPCTGTGVISKDSGVKMSKDETDLQRCFTLQRELLLAAIDSLNFKSSTGGYLVYSTCSVLAEENECVIDYALKKRDVKLVDTGLTFGTEGFTNLRQHRFHPTMKLTKRFYPHTHNMDGFFVAKLKKFSNIIPKNDESEDNEEEIDTNNVDAETTEVEDIVEKPVANIKKPKHGRGKNRAVKNK; this is encoded by the exons ATGGGAAGAAAAGCGAAATTTGGTGATGACGGTGCTGTAAAACAAATCAAAGGACCTGGACGGAaagcaaaaaaacaaaaaccaccTAAAATGCTGCCAGGACTTCCAAAACTCGaag gagAAGATGAGCCAAAGAAGTTAAGTCATCGACAAAAACAGCGGGCTTCTAGAAGAACTAAGAAAAAAGAAgaacgaaaattaattaaaaaagaaaaaaagaaaggtGTTAAAAAAGATGATAATGTTAAAA ataataatgaaGAATCTGATGCTACTAAGAATATAAAAAGTGAAATTGTTAAACAATTTTCTGATAGTAATAGTAGTTGGTTGAAATCAAAAAACTCAAAATCCATTATTCCGGAGAAAG atgATGATATAGAAAGTTATGATAGTGATTCAGATGTAGATGATGAAAATGAAGAg gaaaatggTTTAGAAAGTTTTGATGAAGATGGCCTATCAGATGATGATGACTATTTg gcaGGTACATTGGATGATGTTGATAGTTCAAATGAATCTGGAATTGAAGAAGATACtgttcttaaaaagaaaaaaacttccacaaaaaaaagaaaagcaGAAGAAAGTGATGATGAATTATTACCAATTGAAAAAGCAGCTAAGAAATTAAAAgctgcaaaaaaaaaagaaga TGCTGAAGCCAATGAGGAAATGAAAATGCAAATTAATGTTGCAAGTCaagatgtttttgtttttcctgcCAGTGATAAAATTGACGAACATATTCCTATACCTGAAGTAGAACAAAGAATTAAAGATATTCTATTAGTATTatctaatttcaataaatttcgTGAAGAAAATCG aagCCGACAAGAATACACTGAACTGTTACTGAAAGATTTGTGTACCTactttagttataatacatttctaatgGAAAAAATGATGCATTTATTTCCACTTGAAGATTTAATGTCATTTTTGGAAGCAAGTGAAACACCAAGACCAGTAACAATTCGAACAAATAGTTTGAAAACCAGGAGACGTGATCTTGCTCAG GCATTGATCAACCGAGGAGTTAATTTGGATCCAATCGGTAATTGGTCTAAAGTGGGGCTTGTTGTATACAATTCTACTGTACCAATAGGAGCAACTCCTGAATATTTGGCTGGACATTATATGCTTCag gCAGCTTCCAGTATGTTACCTGTTATGGCATTAGCTCCTCAAGAAAATGAACATATTTTGGATATGTGTTCTGCACCTGGTGGTAAAGCCTCTCATAttg ctgcaataatgaaaaatacagGAGTTTTAATTGCTAATGATGTAAATAAGAATCGTGCAAAGGCAGTTATTGGTAATTTTCATAGAATGGGAATTGCCAATTCTGTTATTTCAACGTATGATGGTAGACATATACCTCAA ttattcaaaaattttgaTAGAGTATTATTAGATGCTCCATGTACTGGAACTGGTGTCATAAGTAAAGATTCTGGAGTTAAAATGAGTAAAGATGAAACTGATTTGCAAAGATGTTTTACATTACAGCGAGAATTATTGCTAGCTGCTATAGATTCTTTGAATTTTAAAAGCTCTACAGGCggttatttagtttattcaacTTGTTCTGTACTT gcAGAAGAAAATGAATGTGTGATAGattatgctttaaaaaaaagagATGTAAAATTAGTTGATACAGGTTTAACTTTTGGTACTGAAGGTTTTACAAATCTTCGGCAACAcag GTTTCACCCTACGATGAAACTTACTAAGCGTTTTTATCCACATACTCATAACATGGATGGATTCTTTGTtgctaaactaaaaaaattttcaaatattattccCAAAAACGATGAATCAGAAGATAACGAAGAAGAAATTGACACAAATAATGTTGATGCAGAAACTACAGAGGTTGAAGATATTGTTGAAAAACCAGtagcaaatataaaaaaaccaaaacacgGGCGTGGTAAAAATAGAGctgtaaaaaacaaataa
- the LOC132946761 gene encoding lamin Dm0-like encodes MSQRASRKGGAARNTPQPEESTASTTNSEKSRRTATLSPTRFSRIQEKHELQNLNNRLAAYIDRVKYLETENSKLTQQLHSSEEVTTREVSNVKVLFESELEDLRNALDREAKLKSRLELESRRKTLEVEELKTKLDNATKELKETSPYVARFNEINSKYGQTLIENKNLKDANKKLTKELTLEKKTVKDNQKILEEEILQRVTIENKLQSMMENFKFKEEVHKQQLNDTRTSRRTEVITEVDGRLVKEYEDKLQSELQMLRQQAEEDVKRNKKEISDLFDSKFQNLENELQRKKKALEAAQEDINMANSRVAELTQQINDLLSSNNDYLRKITDVERSRELQRTKYISEIQGLDQQLTAMQDDMSQKVQEYQDLMDIKVALDMEISAYRKLLESEERRLSITPNTSVVGSPRGKKRKLFQRDETEYEFSNIITASSTSDIEICEVCPDGQFVKLYNKGSKEFALSGYELVRTTAEQNVSTVFKFHRSVKLGAGNWLTVWSSTASNQIHEPSAGSIVMNIQAWVVGDLMATILLNPEGQEVATHELKKGQVSHSRANEGYGDYETELFHQPGDPQSTDKCVIM; translated from the exons ATGTCGCAGAGGGCATCAAGAAAAGGCGGCGCGGCCAGGAATACTCCGCAACCGGAGGAATCCACAGCCAGTACGACCAACAGCGAGAAGAGCAGGAGGACGGCAACATTGAGCCCCACCAGGTTCAGTCGTATTCAGGAAAAACACGAGCTACAGAATTTGAATAACCGTTTGGCCGCTTACATTGACCGCGTCAAGTACTTGGAAACCGAAAACTCCAAATTGACCCAACAGCTCCATTCTTCGGAAGAGGTGACAACCCGGGAGGTGTCCAACGTCAAGGTATTATTTGAGTCTGAGCTTGAGGATCTAAGAAATGCGTTGGACCGTGAAGCTAAACTAAAGAGCCGCCTTGAGTTAGAGTCTAGGCGTAAAACGTTAGAAGTCGAAGAGCTCAAAACAAA GCTCGATAATGCTACAAAAGAATTGAAAGAAACTTCACCATATGTAGCTcgatttaatgaaataaattctaaatatggTCAAACTTTGATcgaaaataagaatttaaaagaCGCTAATAAG aaattGACCAAAGAATTAACATTAGAGAAGAAAACTGTTAAggataatcaaaaaatattagaagAAGAAATTTTACAAAGAGTTacaattgaaaacaaattacaaagcatgatggaaaatttcaaatttaaagaaGAG gttCATAAACAACAGCTCAATGATACAAGAACTAGCCGCCGTACCGAAGTTATTACTGAAGTTGATGGACGTTTAGTTAAAGAATACGAAGATAAATTACAATCTGAATTACAAATGTTACGACAACAAGCTGAAGAAGATGTCAAAcgtaacaaaaaagaaatttctgATTTGTTTGATAGCAAg tTTCAAAATTTGGAAAATGAATTGCAACGCAAAAAAAAAGCTCTGGAAGCAGCTCAAGAAGATATCAATATGGCCAATTCGCGTGTTGCTGAATTAACGCaacaaataaatgatttattatcctcaaataatgattatttg agGAAAATTACTGATGTTGAGAGATCTAGAGAACTTCAAAGAACTAAATATATATCTGAAATTCAAGGACTTGATCAACAATTAACAGCTATGCAAGATGATATGTCCCAGAAAGTACAAGAATATCAAGACTTAATGGATATAAAAGTGGCACTAGATATGGAAATTAGTGCTTATCGAAAATTATTAGAGAGTGAAGAAAGGAGATTGAGTATTACTCCAAATACTTCTGTAGTTGGCAGCCCAAGaggtaaaaaaagaaaattgtttcaACGTGACGAAACAGAATAtgaattttctaatattatcaCTGCTTCATCAACTAGTGATATTGAAATTTGTGAAGTGTGTCCAGATGGGCagtttgtaaaattatacaaCAAAGGTTCAAAG gaatTTGCATTGAGTGGATATGAATTAGTACGCACTACTGCTGAGCAAAATGTTTCTACTGTTTTCAAGTTTCATCGTTCGGTAAAACTAGGAGCTGGGAATTGGTTAACTGTATGGTCTTCAACTGCCAGTAATCAAATACACGAACCTAGTGCTGGATCAATTGTCATGAACATTCAAGCTTGGGTTGTTGGTGATCTTATGGCTACAATACTTTTAAATCCTGAAGGACAA GAAGTAGCAACTCATGAACTTAAAAAAGGACAAGTTTCCCATTCACGAGCTAATGAAGGATATGGTGATTATGAAACAGAATTGTTCCATCAACCA ggtGATCCTCAATCTACCGACAAATGTGTTATCATGTGA